In the Mycolicibacterium thermoresistibile genome, one interval contains:
- a CDS encoding phosphotransferase family protein, translated as MRDRLAAVLAPVLGEGVTVDGLTRLTGGASRTTWAFDAVAGETRTPLILRMGPPDEVHAGMELEAEVQRRAAAAGAPVPRILTADDSTAALGNPYLICAAVPGETIVRRIQRSLDDTGRAVLLRQCAQALAAIHRADPTGAGLTVGDQLTEWHRQLDEIGDTTATFEWTFRRLAADRPPPSEPVLVHGDFRMGNLIVDGGRLAAVLDWELTHLGEVYEDLAWFCIRAWRFGAPRHLGAGGLGSVADFLTAYEEAGGRPVDRQTFRWWLTVATLRWGVICRYQAERHLSGQTRSVELAAIGRRVAETEWDLLDLLDRGGPAESRQTPMSARAKSRQTPMSARAKSRSGGIHGRPTAAELVAAVAEFLETDVREACTGSVNFHARVAANVLRIVERELLDESVAADEALTALGFSDEAQLAAAIRAGDLDDRADELTACLRTLVRQRLAVAHPGYEDQ; from the coding sequence ATGCGGGACCGACTCGCGGCGGTGCTGGCGCCGGTGCTGGGCGAAGGCGTCACGGTCGACGGTCTCACCCGGCTGACCGGCGGCGCCAGCCGCACCACCTGGGCGTTCGATGCGGTCGCCGGCGAGACCCGCACCCCGCTGATCCTGCGGATGGGGCCACCCGACGAGGTGCACGCCGGTATGGAACTGGAGGCCGAGGTGCAGCGGCGGGCGGCCGCCGCCGGCGCCCCGGTCCCGCGGATTCTCACCGCTGACGATTCCACCGCCGCACTGGGGAATCCGTACCTGATCTGTGCGGCGGTGCCGGGTGAGACCATCGTCCGCCGGATTCAGCGCAGCCTCGACGACACCGGGCGGGCGGTGCTGCTGCGCCAGTGCGCTCAGGCGCTGGCGGCCATCCACCGGGCCGATCCGACGGGCGCCGGACTGACCGTGGGCGACCAGCTCACCGAATGGCACCGCCAACTCGACGAGATCGGTGACACCACCGCGACATTCGAGTGGACGTTCCGCCGGCTCGCCGCGGACCGGCCGCCGCCGTCGGAGCCGGTGCTGGTGCACGGCGACTTCCGGATGGGCAATCTGATCGTCGACGGCGGCCGGCTCGCGGCGGTGCTGGACTGGGAGCTCACGCACCTCGGCGAGGTGTACGAGGATCTGGCGTGGTTCTGCATCCGGGCCTGGCGGTTCGGCGCCCCGCGCCACCTCGGCGCCGGTGGGCTGGGCAGCGTGGCGGACTTCCTGACCGCCTACGAGGAGGCCGGCGGTCGCCCGGTGGACCGGCAGACGTTCCGGTGGTGGCTGACGGTCGCCACATTGCGATGGGGGGTCATCTGCCGGTACCAGGCCGAACGGCATCTGAGCGGTCAGACCCGCTCGGTGGAGCTGGCGGCGATCGGCCGCCGGGTGGCCGAAACCGAGTGGGACCTGCTCGATCTGCTGGACCGAGGCGGCCCCGCGGAGAGCCGACAAACACCGATGAGCGCTCGCGCGAAGAGCCGACAAACACCGATGAGCGCTCGCGCGAAGAGCCGGTCCGGCGGCATTCACGGCCGGCCGACCGCGGCCGAACTGGTCGCCGCGGTCGCCGAGTTCCTGGAAACCGATGTTCGCGAGGCCTGCACCGGCTCGGTCAACTTCCACGCCCGGGTGGCCGCCAATGTGCTGCGGATCGTCGAACGCGAACTGCTCGACGAGTCCGTCGCCGCCGACGAGGCGCTGACCGCGCTGGGGTTCTCCGACGAGGCGCAGCTGGCCGCCGCCATCCGGGCGGGCGACCTCGACGACCGGGCCGACGAGCTGACGGCCTGCCTGCGCACCCTGGTGCGGCAACGGCTGGCCGTCGCCCACCCCGGCTATGAGGATCAGTGA
- a CDS encoding nuclear transport factor 2 family protein, translating to MRSDGADRITEVADRLFAAIEGGDVAAVARMWADDIAVWQSGDPHDRDKERALRVIDWFISGTVERRYEVLDRQVFDDGFVQQHILLARGRTGASIALRVCLVVRIGADGLINRIDEYFDPAGIAPLLAAQDG from the coding sequence ATGAGGTCCGACGGCGCCGACCGGATCACCGAGGTGGCCGACCGGTTGTTCGCTGCGATCGAGGGCGGCGACGTCGCCGCGGTGGCGCGGATGTGGGCCGACGACATCGCGGTGTGGCAGTCCGGGGATCCGCACGACCGGGACAAGGAGCGGGCGCTGCGGGTGATCGACTGGTTCATCTCCGGCACGGTCGAGCGCCGCTATGAGGTCCTGGACCGACAGGTGTTCGACGACGGTTTCGTCCAGCAACACATCCTGCTCGCGCGGGGCCGCACCGGCGCGTCGATCGCATTGCGGGTCTGTCTGGTGGTGAGGATCGGCGCCGACGGGCTGATCAACCGCATCGACGAATACTTCGATCCGGCCGGCATCGCACCGCTGCTGGCCGCCCAAGATGGTTGA
- a CDS encoding acyl-CoA dehydrogenase family protein has protein sequence MEFALPDHLPGLLAEMDAFIEAEIKPLEREHMQYFDHRREYARTDWESGGIPRREWEDLLDEMRRRADAAGWLRYGLPARFGGRDGTNLDMAVIREHLAHKGLGLHNDLQDESSIVGNFPQVIMMDRFGTEQQKQEWIEPMITGERSMAFGLTEPNHGSDATWLETRAEPDGDGWIINGRKRWNTGVHRATHDLIFARTSGEPGQAHGITAFLVPTDAEGFKVPFYWWTFNMPSDHGEVELDNVWVPADAVLGEVDRGLEVGQTFLHENRIRQAASSLGAAQYCIDRAVEYANERVVFGKPLSVNQAVQWPLVELQTEAQMVRLLVYFAAWHLDHDHHMQVSDKVSMANYRANRLVCEAADRAMQIHGGIGYSRHEPFEHIYRHHRRYRITEGAEEIQIRRVAQRLFGFGRR, from the coding sequence GTGGAATTCGCCCTCCCCGACCATCTGCCGGGGCTGCTCGCCGAGATGGACGCCTTCATCGAGGCGGAGATCAAACCGCTCGAACGCGAGCACATGCAGTACTTCGACCACCGCCGCGAATACGCCCGGACCGACTGGGAGAGCGGCGGTATCCCGCGGCGGGAGTGGGAGGACCTGCTCGACGAGATGCGGCGGCGCGCCGACGCCGCCGGCTGGCTGCGGTACGGGCTTCCGGCCCGGTTCGGCGGACGCGACGGCACCAACCTGGACATGGCCGTCATCCGGGAACATCTGGCACACAAGGGGCTCGGCCTGCACAACGACCTTCAGGACGAATCCTCGATCGTGGGCAACTTCCCGCAGGTGATCATGATGGACCGGTTCGGCACCGAGCAGCAGAAGCAGGAGTGGATCGAACCGATGATCACCGGCGAGCGCTCGATGGCGTTCGGGTTGACCGAACCCAACCACGGATCAGACGCCACCTGGCTCGAGACCCGTGCCGAGCCCGACGGCGACGGCTGGATCATCAACGGCCGCAAGCGCTGGAACACCGGCGTGCACCGGGCCACCCACGACCTGATCTTCGCCCGCACCTCCGGTGAACCGGGGCAGGCCCACGGCATCACCGCGTTTTTGGTGCCCACCGACGCCGAGGGCTTCAAGGTGCCGTTCTACTGGTGGACTTTCAACATGCCCAGCGACCACGGCGAGGTGGAGCTGGACAATGTGTGGGTGCCGGCGGACGCGGTGCTCGGCGAGGTCGACCGCGGACTCGAGGTGGGACAGACCTTCCTGCACGAGAACCGGATCCGGCAGGCGGCCAGCAGCCTGGGCGCCGCGCAGTACTGCATCGACCGGGCGGTGGAATACGCCAACGAGCGGGTGGTGTTCGGCAAGCCGCTGTCGGTCAACCAGGCGGTGCAGTGGCCGCTGGTGGAACTGCAGACCGAGGCGCAGATGGTGCGGCTGCTGGTGTACTTCGCGGCCTGGCACCTCGACCACGACCACCACATGCAGGTCTCCGACAAGGTGTCGATGGCCAACTACCGGGCCAACCGGCTGGTGTGCGAGGCGGCCGACCGCGCCATGCAGATCCACGGCGGCATCGGCTACAGCCGCCACGAGCCGTTCGAGCACATCTACCGCCACCACCGCCGGTACCGGATCACCGAGGGCGCCGAGGAGATCCAGATCAGGCGCGTCGCCCAGCGGTTGTTCGGCTTCGGCAGGCGCTGA